The Brassica rapa cultivar Chiifu-401-42 chromosome A10, CAAS_Brap_v3.01, whole genome shotgun sequence genome segment atcctctctctctctctctgtttcaaaTCCGATTTCAAAAGCCAACCTTTTTTTCACAGTGGACTTCCTCTGCAGCACACAAAAAGGTTTCCAAGGTGTGACCTTTCTTCCTCAAAAGcaagttcctttttttttctaggGTTTGCTTCTCAGTCATTTAGAAGCTACTCTCTAAAATTTTGGCGTGTTCTGCTTAACCTAGTTGACTTTCAGAACCTTCAGCTTCATTTTTTTGGATGTACCACTGGTTCTGTTTCAGAGAGTTAGATAAGATGGTTAGGTGGGTAATTTCTTGGCTTGTGAAAGCTATCTCGCTTTATAGGAGACAAATAGGATTTGATTTTATTGCTCTGCTCAACGAATTGCCTTAAAAGGTAGTCTTTTTAAGGAGTTCATGGGGTAACTCAGGGTGCTACACAGAGGGTTTAGCTGAAACAGAAGCAGCCATTATAACTGAAAAGTATGTTGACATATTagaatcttctttttttaagcAGTGTCTTCTTCATACAGTTTTAAATCTGTGCACACAAGAGAAGAACTGCAAGAGAGGCCGCCACAAGTGGATATTGTCTTTGGCCAGCAAGTGTTAGTAATATGGCTGATATGAGTCCACTAACCGATGTCTCAACAGATGGAGACAGAGATCTTGGGGTTAGCTCATAACCTCTGAAAATATTACTCTCATTTTATGTTCTTCAGTGTAAAGTAAATTGTTATGTTTGTTAAATTTAATGCAGTCTGAGGGAGCACTAGTGAACACTGCTGCTTCTGATTCTAGTGAACGATCCAAGAACAAGTTGGATCAAAAGGTGATATCTATAGATTTCAAAAGCCATTTTTATTGAGCCAACgttataatctttttattttgaatccaTAGACCGTTCGTAGGCTTGCTCAAAACCGCGAGGCAGCTAGGAAAAGCAGACTGAGGAAGAAGGTAATAATAATACCTTTCATTGGTTCTTTCTTTCTTGGCTTTTCTGAAACGGTGCAGCACCCTTTAAGTACTCTTAATTGTTCCATCCATAGGCTTATGTTCAGCAGCTGGAGAACAGCCGCTTGAAGCTTACACAGCTTGAGCAGGAGCTTCAAAGAGCAAGACAACAGGTTCCAATTCATtttctaatttctttttttttatatattgttaatttttttgtgaTTCTGTATTCATAAAtggatgtttttattttattctaggGTGTCTTCATTTCAAGCTCAGGAGACCAAGCCCATTCAACTGGTGGAAATGGTTGGTTTATTCTCAATCAGTTATCTTATTGGTTTAATGTTTGGCTTGTGATATGTATAACTTTTTATCTTATAGGCGCTTTGGCGTTTGATGCTGAATACTCACGGTGGCTGGAAGAAAAGAACAAGAGAATGAACGAGCTGAGGTCTGCTCTAAACGCGCATGCAGGCGATGGTGAGCTTCTAATAATAGTAGACGGCGTGATGGCTCACTACGAGGAGCTTTTCAGGATAAAGAGCAACGCAGCTAAGAACGATGTCTTTCACTTACTTTACGGTATGTGGAAAACACCGGCTGAGAGATGTTTCTTGTGGCTTGGTGGCTTCCGCTCATCCGAAATTCTCAAGGTCAGTTCAGTTCACAAACTCCCATTTGTCTTCTTCATCTGTTtcagtaataataataataataatgtttgtGCAAAAACAGCTTCTGGTGAATCAGTTGGAGCCAATGACAGAGAGACAAGTGATGGGGATAAACAGCTTGCAAGAGACGTCACAGCAGGCAGAAGATGCTTTGTCACAAGGGATGGAGAGCTTACAACAGTCGTTAGCTGATACTTTATCTAGCGGGACACTTGGTTCAAGCTCATCAGGGAATGTCGCTAGCTACATGGGTCAGATGGCCATGGCTATGGGGAAGTTAGGTACCCTTGAAGGATTTATCCGCCAGGTACAACAAAAAAATCTGACATTATTGTGTTATTTAATATGTAAATGACTTAAGAAGAGAATGTTCACTTTGGTTGGTGGTGGTGGCAGGCTGATAATTTGAGACTGCAAACATTGCAACAGATGATAAGAGTATTAACAACGAGACAGTCAGCGCGTGCTTTACTTGCGATTCATGATTACTCCTCGAGGCTACGAGCTCTCAGCTCCTTATGGCTTGCTCGCCCTAGAGAGTGACACTTGTATGTTGGTCACTCACTCAACTCAGCTGTACAAAATTCATATGGACACACAAACAAGGAGAGACTATTTACATTAACTTTGTTAGATTCGTGTCTTGGCAATCCATAAACGAataagagttttttttcttgtctgtAAGGTTTCTAAATGGTTGGTAGTgattgatgttgtttcattagCTGTAGAGGTTTCTTTTCTGTAGCATTTGGGAAGCCTCAAAGTGTATACATGCATATCTTTTATAATTAGAATTACTACCAATGTAATGTATTTGAGTCTTTTATAACTAAAATTGTTCAAAGAATTGTGATCAAAGTTGTTAAAAACAAAGGGGTATAGCTAAAATCATTTAGATTATTACATGTAAACTATTCCTAGTGGAACATCTTTCATAATCTCTGAAGAGAGAGTTCACCAAAAGACCCAAAAAGAAAAGAGGTgagtaagaaaaagaaattagcAAATAGAGATAAGACATGCATTAGCTtctcatattttcatatattaggaaataaacatttccattatttatttagttttaagaCACAACAACAAACATGACTGAAGCTTGACCAAAGCAAGAAAAACTAGAAATATGAAATGAGCATGACAAGACACAACAACAACTTTATTTCAAGACAACAttagttaattttattattcgACAGCTACTTCATTAGGCATCGTCTGCACCACCAGATTTGCTGCTCTCTCCATCACGTTTCTTCATGTCTTCATTGTCATCAGATGGGAGGGAAGAAGGTCCACCTTCAGGTGCAACATGATCTGAAGCCTTTGGGACATCATCCCCAAGAATTGGCTCGTTGACACTTGTAGAAGGTTCTGATTGCCTACTTATCTCTCTCTCAAACCATGCAATCTTCTCACTTGTATATGATCTTAAGTCATTAACCTCGGTTTGAGAAAGGTCATCAAGGCTACGACAACCATCTTCGAGATCGAGAATGAGATTATCCATCTCCAACTCCTTAACTACCTTCCGTTTATGGTCTAGCTCCTCCTCCCTATTCTTGATTTTGGCCTTTAGGATGTATGACTCTACATCCACAGTTGTTCTTGCCATGGCCATCGCTTTTAGTTCTTTCATTAACTCCGTAACTACCTTCCGCATTTGGTCTAGTTCCTTCTGATCCATCTTTTATGATTGGGTCTTGAGAATGAGGTATGACTAGATCTTTGTTTTGTGATGTTGAAATATAGACATGCActtgtaatcttatatatagagagagagttGAGAGGATGAGATAAGGACACAAAAACTGAAGTTTCTTGAGTTGTAGTGTGTGAACTACTGTCAAACGTGTGTTAATAACTACTAGCAAATGTACCTAAAAGTCAAAATATCGGAGAATGACGGTTGCGTGCTAACAAAGATTGGCCACCAGACAATTAACACAGTTCACTTACCACTTAGGTGTTAATATTCACCTAACTTTTAAAGATTCATTCACCGAGTCACTAACCTCTTTTTCCGTAGTTTAATTCACTGagtcaaaatatataagattacttgttGCAGGAAATTTTGGCTTTGGTTAGCTTAAACAGAAGCAACCACTATTACTAgagagtctttttttttctttgacctTATAGTCCATAACTGAATACTAAGTTGccattttagatttttcttttttgacttGTATTAATTTGTGGCAGTGTCTTCAGATTGCAAATTTTCATTCTATCACGCCCACATCGAAAATATGAAAGAGAATTAAGTAATATACTAAGGGAGGTCGACACAAAAGAAACCATCCATCAAGCTTTTGTTgtattttatttcataaattttttatgTACAGAATCTCAAACTACATGAATACAGTGTGCGTGTGTATTCCTACATCCACTAAGCTCCACTTTTCTGATTTACGAGTGCATAACCAACTTTTTTGCAACGAGACGGACTCCAGCTTTCTGCTGATAATCATACGGTTCCAGAGACAGGAACGCATCCACAACACTTCCCTGCTTCAGCAATGATTCAAGCTCCTCTGCGCTCGGGTTGCTGAAGATTAGCTTCTGAGTATCTCCACCGGACTCTCTCTGGTGCACCTCTATTGCATACCGAGCTGCATCTCCACTTATCTCCGTCGGTATACTGCAAGAAACTAATCAGTGAGTAACTATAGCAAGAAACTAAAAAGGGAGAGGTTAACTTAACTTACTGTATCCTTGCGTTAGGACAGTTTACAAACCCCTTCACTGGACTCACCACCGTGTTCCAGTCAGAAGAGGAACCTGAATCAACAGACACTTTCTGCGCACTGCTGTCACAAGCTTCGAGTATACTGCACAGCCTTGAGTTCAGATCAACAACAAAGTTTAATCTCCTCCTCCCAGAATTGTCTAGAAACTTCCCGCTGATTCCAAACCTTATTTTCAGACAAGAACAGTAGAGCTGCAGAGGGGAGGAGTCGCCGTGGAGGAGCTTTAGTCTCATTAGTTGGCTTCCGTGATAAAACGGGACAAGAACCGCTCTGATGTTTGAAAGAGATATCGCATCAGGGGACAAGAATCCTTCATGGTCACTTGTATTTGCGGAGACAACAACAGTATCAGATGGctgattctcttcttcttcttcttccatgagAGTGTCTAACTGAAGGTTGTTGTCTGAAGCCATTTCATTCCTCAAGAAGCTCATGTTAAACGGGTCTGGCTGAGCTACACTGTTCTCACCAATGGAAGGTAGGGTAAAAGGGGTTATCACAGTATTGTCCACGCCAGAAGAAGATGCTCTGAGATGTCTCCTTAAGCTAGTAGTTTCTGAAGGAGATACTGATTTATCTACAAGAACATCTGGGAGACTAGACTCCTGAAAATATATAAGCATTACCTCTGATTAAatccaattttttatataaaaaaaaatgattgcaAGGAGAGACTAATAAAGAGAACATTACCAAGAACAAGACAGTGGCACAATATTTGAGAACCTCAAGATTCATTCTAACATCGTCAAGGCTCctgaaaaaataaagatacaAAGAATCAAACCTCAGTAACTTT includes the following:
- the LOC103847035 gene encoding transcription factor TGA2 translates to MADMSPLTDVSTDGDRDLGSEGALVNTAASDSSERSKNKLDQKTVRRLAQNREAARKSRLRKKAYVQQLENSRLKLTQLEQELQRARQQGVFISSSGDQAHSTGGNGALAFDAEYSRWLEEKNKRMNELRSALNAHAGDGELLIIVDGVMAHYEELFRIKSNAAKNDVFHLLYGMWKTPAERCFLWLGGFRSSEILKLLVNQLEPMTERQVMGINSLQETSQQAEDALSQGMESLQQSLADTLSSGTLGSSSSGNVASYMGQMAMAMGKLGTLEGFIRQADNLRLQTLQQMIRVLTTRQSARALLAIHDYSSRLRALSSLWLARPRE
- the LOC103847036 gene encoding protein NEN1; translation: MDPVDRSEIAFFDVETTVPKRGERFAILEFGSILVCPKKLTELQSYTTLVQPADLSLISTLSVRCNGISRNDVVLAPLFSDIADTVFDILHGRIWAGHNILRFDCARIREAFAEIGRQPPEPKGAIDSLALLTQRFGRRAGDMKMATLASYFGLGKQTHRSLDDVRMNLEVLKYCATVLFLESSLPDVLVDKSVSPSETTSLRRHLRASSSGVDNTVITPFTLPSIGENSVAQPDPFNMSFLRNEMASDNNLQLDTLMEEEEEENQPSDTVVVSANTSDHEGFLSPDAISLSNIRAVLVPFYHGSQLMRLKLLHGDSSPLQLYCSCLKIRFGISGKFLDNSGRRRLNFVVDLNSRLCSILEACDSSAQKVSVDSGSSSDWNTVVSPVKGFVNCPNARIHIPTEISGDAARYAIEVHQRESGGDTQKLIFSNPSAEELESLLKQGSVVDAFLSLEPYDYQQKAGVRLVAKKLVMHS